One Eptesicus fuscus isolate TK198812 chromosome 11, DD_ASM_mEF_20220401, whole genome shotgun sequence genomic region harbors:
- the C11H2orf66 gene encoding uncharacterized protein C2orf66 homolog — MPRAFLLLSAALLLLGPVHGATLRNKETWKPLSNPRNRDLFFRTLQAYFQGRGLDLERFPNTFSTNENPSPLSVQSELMASAFAAYEEQRHPLPGNLDG, encoded by the exons ATGCCCAGAGCGTTCCTGCTGCTGTCTGCTGCCCTGCTGCTCCTCGGGCCTGTGCACGGGGCCACCCTGAGAAACAAAGAGACATGGAAGCCACTCAGCAACCCCCGAAACCGAGACCTG TTTTTCAGAACCCTTCAGGCGTATTTTCAGGGAAGAGGTCTTGACCTTGAAAGGTTTCCAAATACTTTCTCCACCAACGAGaaccccagtcccctctctgtgCAGTCGGAGCTCATGGCCTCTGCCTTTGCCGCGTACGAAGAGCAGAGACACCCCCTTCCCGGCAACCTCGACGGCTGA